From a single Nymphaea colorata isolate Beijing-Zhang1983 unplaced genomic scaffold, ASM883128v2 scaffold0559, whole genome shotgun sequence genomic region:
- the LOC116245172 gene encoding LOW QUALITY PROTEIN: uncharacterized protein LOC116245172 (The sequence of the model RefSeq protein was modified relative to this genomic sequence to represent the inferred CDS: deleted 2 bases in 1 codon), whose amino-acid sequence MNKKLDVNELVINRLKKERKEWRLEHPFGFVAKPVLNSDGTSNMLKWDCEIPGPKNSPWEAGTYSLTMDFSHDFPVRGIAIFSPPKCIFKPVLPHPNVYPSGTVCLSILNEEEDWKPHIGVKQILLGIQKLLKDEPNIESPAQMEPLTLYRSNRDEYIKRVKSFAAQCKKN is encoded by the exons ATGAACAAGAAGCTGGATGTTAACGAACTGGTCATCAACAGGCTCAAGAAAGAACGCAAGGAGTGGCGTCTCGAGCACCCCTTCGGCTTCGTCGCCAAGCCCGTCCTCAACTCAGACGGCACCTCCAACATGCTCAAATGGGATTGCGAAATCCCAGGACCAAAAAACTCGCCCTGGGAAGCGGGAACCTACAGTCTCACCATGGACTTCTCCCACGACTTCCCCGTACGG GGCATTGCGATATTCAGTCCGCCCAAATGCATATTCAAACCTGTGCTTCCCCATCCCAACGTTTACCCTTCAGGGACGGTTTGCCTTTCGATCTTGAACGAGGAGGAGGACTGGAAGCCCCACATCGGCGTCAAGCAGATTCTGCTGGGAATCCAGAAGCTTTTGAAGGATGAGCCAAACATCGAGTCACCCGCCCAGATGGAGCCTTTGACCCTCTACAGGTCCAACCGGGATGAGTACATCAAGAGAGTGAAGAGCTTCGCCGCCCAGTGCAAGAAGAACTGA